The following are encoded together in the Culex pipiens pallens isolate TS chromosome 1, TS_CPP_V2, whole genome shotgun sequence genome:
- the LOC120431434 gene encoding nuclear transcription factor Y subunit gamma, with protein sequence MTDPASATSPASEKLTEAQRNVEEFWPEVAAEIHRVKHIEPGNQLLPLARIKKIMKLDEDVKMISAEAPLLFAKAAEIFIQELTLRAWLHTEDNKRRTLQRSDIAMAIAKYDMFDFLIDIVPREEIKPARRDFGARTTADDTKYYFQLAQQHQMALQQDSGSSSSSGSGTVAGTSGNVVQLQTTTASATPVQQQPQQPQFQTVQQMTGPQIATIATPGPNIILTNPAATMQNQVQLATQNQPIQLMQQVLTPTGEVTHIPIPLNQTQLNFIRTQMQLNQPGQAAAAPQPIIIHAPQTLQTGPTIIQAAPGGGLFLNSGHLIQHQPQQQQQQQQIQHIQQQIQQHQQQQHE encoded by the exons ATGACCGATCCCGCCTCCGCAACCTCCCCCGCTTCGGAAAAGCTAACTGAGGCGCAGCGCAACGTGGAAGAGTTCTGGCCGGAGGTGGCCGCCGAGATCCACCGCGTCAAGCACATCGAACCGGGCAACCAGCTGCTGCCGCTGGCCCGCATCAAAAAGATCATGAAGCTGGACGAGGACGTGAAGATGATTTCCGCCGAGGCCCCGCTCCTGTTTGCCAAGGCCGCCGAAATCTTCATCCAGGAGCTGACCCTGCGGGCGTGGCTCCACACCGAGGACAACAAGCGGCGGACGCTGCAGCGTAGCGACATTGCCATGGCCATCGCCAAGTACGACATGTTTGACTTCCTGATTGACATCGTACCGCGGGAGGAGATCAAGCCGGCGCGGCGGGACTTTGGCGCGCGGACCACAGCGGACGACACCAAGTACTACTTCCAGCTTGCGCAGCAGCATCAGATGGCGCTGCAGCAGGACAGTgggagcagcagcagtagcgggAGTGGGACGGTGGCCGGAACAAGCGGGAATGTGGTCCAGCTGCAGACGACGACGGCGTCTGCGACACCGGTGCAGCAGCAGCCGCAACAACCGCAGTTCCAAACCGTTCAACAGATGACGGGACCGCAGATTGCCACGATAGCCACTCCGGGGCCGAACATCATCCTCACGAATCCGGCCGCCACGATGCAGAACCAGGTTCAGCTGGCGACTCAGAATCAACCGATTCAACTCATGCAGCAGGTTCTGACGCCGACCGGCGAAGTGACCCACATTCCG ATCCCGCTGAACCAAACCCAGCTCAACTTTATCCGGACGCAGATGCAGCTGAACCAGCCGGGCCAGGCCGCCGCCGCACCGCAACCCATCATCATCCATGCGCCGCAAACGTTGCAAACGGGACCGACGATAATCCAGGCGGCACCGGGCGGTGGGTTGTTCCTCAACTCGGGCCACCTCATTCAGCACCaaccccagcagcagcagcagcagcaacagattCAGCACATTCAGCAGCAGAttcagcagcaccagcagcagcagcatgagTGA